DNA sequence from the Vicia villosa cultivar HV-30 ecotype Madison, WI linkage group LG3, Vvil1.0, whole genome shotgun sequence genome:
atgattagcatatttctctttatcaattcgttattatttgtaatcaaatctactgattatgaggagtaacgataaaattaataatttaattttaaaatacattcaatttgttAAATAGTGgaaatcgaatctatcgattagaattgttagcaattcttattaatctgttaattatggtgatcaaacctattgatcattgcgattaatggaacaaattaaaatcagggttgtacgccatcttAAAacactcatctcttcaatactgcgaataaggcaactcaaaatgccttgcaaaccacaaaattcaaaactacgataggtaactcaaaatatCTTCAGACAATTTCATATCAAATCTAAAGGCgcacaaccctgccccgaactacgtagactctgatcttCCATAAGGCACTTGGATacccaaggcgagtccccttctccaaaatcatacccaaggcgagtccccttctccaaaatctcacttttcaccctattcgtttccttagctataaaccttaacacttttagccataaacctttgccttaaactcaaaatcttaggaaagggttaagggtgcctaacacattcccttgacccgaatataataacttacccagaattctctaaaacttcgtagggtttcctatttgccctggtattctctaaaacttcgtagggtttcctattcgccctggtagaataggtggcgactctaaaattttagtttttaggGCAGATTGCTACACCTTTAAAAGAGGGTCACATTCCCCGGTAAATAGTGCATGAAGATATTATCCAAGACACAACGGATGAGTACTGGGATTCTCTCGGGTAAGCTTTTTCATCTCACCATAAATCTTCTCCTGTTGGTAATAAATATTTTCCAGTTGGAGTGATAATACTTTATATGGAGGGCATGTCCATCTCTAATATAAAATTCATTGTTGATATTAAAGGATAGGTATTTAAGGGAAGAACCATAAACATACAATATAAGGTGCGAGAATCAACATTATCAATATCGTCTTTATGAAGATCACATTGAATCTGCACATGTatataaagtaaaagtaaacttaAATAGTAATAGGTTGAATACTAGTAAAAGTTTTCTAATAATACCTTAACCCCTGTCTTAATAATATGTGTGCGAATTGATAGATTCATTGACTTatctttaatgaaaaataaacatGTTAAAAGAAATTTAATTGTTCTTTCTGAATCAACACTATCTTGAAGTAGTTGACCACTTCTTATACAAACTTGGGATAAAAGATCTTCTAAATCTGTCTGTGACAAAATTTCTCCATTCGGAATAATATATTTCAGTAATCCATCAGAAAAAAAAATGTAAAGGTTACCAAGCCTGCACATAAATAGAAATGCATCATTTCATTAATATAAAAACTAACAAagtaaataaaaagtaaattaacaaaagcaaataaaagacaaattaaaattaaaaattaacaaaaacaaataaaagtatattataaactgcaaaattaattaaattatgcagtTGCAGACTTTTATATTTAGCGTTGAATACATGGAATATCGCAGTGTGATTCTACATCTAATGTTCAGCACAACTATCAATTCAGTTGACTAAACCAAACAACATAATGCTCCTtacattgaaataaataatttatgatatttgttttaaaacatcAATATGATATATTGTCTCACAAAAAACTTACAATTAAAATCCGTTCCTTTGCATTTGTTTTAAAACATCAATATGATATATTGTCTCACAAAAAACTTACCATTAAAATCCGTTCATTTGCAGCATTACGAGTTTCACAAACTGTAATTTCTCTTGGAAAGGATTTTTCATGACCTTCAAAATCTAAAATAATGTATCCATCATTCAGTATTTGGAACTTGACTAGATTCCTCTGATAAATTCTTGACGGAGTCTTTATCCACGTGCAATAGACAAAGAGGATCATTAAGCCTTCTGCTTTCCTACACGTAGGGTTAATTGTTTCTCAATTGAGTAAttctttaaattatatattttattcagCAGAAGATATACATCTTTGGCGTTGAAACCCTTTAAAAATGTGAATGCAAAAGAGTATCctcttatttaaaatattatgcaaaaaaataaaaaaaatcaaattgctCAAGAAGAAAAACAGACATTCGAttgtaaaaaatgaaatagaCTGCGAAGTAGATACATTATAATTTTATCCAATAGAGAAATCGTCATGAAGTCACTGCAATCTGTAGGTTTAATGTATAAACAGAAATAAGTTGGTattgatgtaacaccccatacatacattgcctaggatatacgtatatggcattaaaatggtactcgaaaatcataaacataagcagcggaatagataatgtataagtacaagtacaaaagcccaaaatgtcatggccaaaatacaagagttccaactggtacaaatacatatccatagtacaaaaGATGGAGATACAAAAGATCATAGACTACAACGCCATGCATCGCCAAGAAACATCAACTCGAAGCTAAGTcatcttacccttgcctcgatcctgcctcgaaccacctgaaaataataataattggaatggggtgagattactaaatctcagtgagtctccttatcctacgggttcactcagttctacagggaacatACAATCAACGGATCCACCGAGGATCCGGGTTACCTCACGGCCAGGTACAAATACAATCAAGGGTACACCAccaatggaagtcccataactgtCCAAGGAGGCAtcaacaacaacaggctcaacgccgccacaaacaagtatgcagacccgtactcatgtacgaggaatccaggagtagaaATCTGCCTGTCTACCTAGGCTGCCaaaccacaccctcggtgggttacacccgtacatcgcatcaagagacttgcacaagcacatcgcaagactAATCGGATACTCCTCCTAAATGGAAATCATCCGAGATGAGTTACAGCCGTGACATTGCCTAAATGGCGTCCGACCCCATCACTGTCCATACGCAGATGAGTTAACATCGAGtgcaaatacgccatcttgacaatacgagcccaccgggcgaaagcctagtgatcttgcctacgtggcatcactagaggtgaatcggaAGTAATATTACCTACGtggcattacttctccaccataccaagcacgccgatatgttaacatcgagtgggatacgccccgcaggccctcacaagcatatcgcaatggtagctcaggtgtgcaaaacataccgagaacgcagatgagttaacgtcgagtgggatacgccccgtaggccctcacaagcacatcgcaacggtaaTGATGGAACAAAGTCCATAAACaggccttaccacctagtagcttaagcttactccgattcaagcatacacaaaacaccgagatcacacagcacggtataagccatcacacaggcaatcacatTCGAATGCTCAACCGGAACAAAcgaaatcataaaataataatgCCACAATATAATCCACACAATTTGTATTTCACAACATACAAACATATCCAAGGGATTTCAGTCATATCATGGTCttatataattaaaacacatgTTAGAATGCCATATaagtcataagaggccttcgattTCGATACaaaacgaaactgcactcaaatGGGGAAAATAtcaattctgcatcagactagttcgctacagcgaacttctggtcgctacagcgaactcaaacagaagctaaacttcttcaaaCCCAGGTCAGTTTGCTACAGCGaactccagcgaagccccgattcgctacagcgaaggaaagttcgctacagcgaatgaattAATTCagctcccaggtttattcgctacacagttcgctacagcgaatcattcgctacagcgaatgaaagttcgctgcagcgaactctgcaaaacaacaaaaatgcagtaacgcatttggggtccccaagccccaaatttcaACATGCATCCATTCTTAGACGAAAATGAGACATAGAATCAATATGTAAACGAATTATTGCTACCAATATGATCTAACACATGCAAAAGAATGAGGATCAAAAGCATTTACTCACAAAACCCTTAATCCCCAAAGTTAGCATAAACCCTCAAATATTCCCCAtggtctctatctatgagactcacctgaaATCAGAAGAGAAGAAGCTGCTATCAGGTTGCTTGAAGATGGATTAGAGCTGAGATGATGATCTTCTAAACAtgcaaggttgatgatgaagttgtgTTATGGGCCTCCTTCTCCTTCCTCTTGTTTTTCACGtttccttcctcttctttctcCAAAATTCTGTTTTTAGCTTCTAAAAATCAGAATTGTCCCAAAACCAAACAATCCCTAAGACTTAGATAAAGTGCAAAGACCATAGTATCCCCCAACTAAACTTTATTTACCATAATGCCACTTGGTTCCATCTCAACTAAATGAAATTCATATCATTAATCTCTTAATGGAAAATTagaatattacattctcccccccttaaatagaattcgtcctcgaattcgaaaacttaccagaatAAGTGAGGATACAACTCCCGCATCTCTGACTCGAGCTCCCAAGTTGCTTCGTCAGGACGCGACTCTTCCCACAACACCTTCACAAGAGGTATCTCTTTGCTTCTCAACGACTTGCTAGCATACTCCAAGATACGACAAGGTTTCAGTTGAAAAGAAAGATCTGGTTCAACTTCAATTGTATTCGGTAGGATAGGATGAAATGAATCCGGcacaaacttccgcaactgagacacatggaaaacgtcatgcagcccggatagtgaaggaGGCAACGCTAACTGGTATGCGACTTCACCTATCCGTCTCATGATCTGATAAGGTCCTACGTATCTCGGGCTGTACACTCCCTTGCAAAATGTCCCAACTGATTGCACTTGTAACATTTCACAAGATCTGGCTTGCAATTCCCAAAGTGGTTTGCCTTGCATCTACCACATCGGGGAGGCTGAGTAGAGCGATCTCCATAGACCTGTTTCTTCATAGCTGGAGAATTGCGGGGTTTCAATTGCTGCCCCGACCTTCCATGATCTCTACGAATCGGCTTGTTCTGCTCTCTTTCATCTTGGACCCTCTTCAATGTGTTCTCGGCAACATAGCATTGCCTTAAACACTCAGCATAGGTGGTAAACTCCCTCTGAGACACACTGTGCACAATATCAGCATTCAGCCCCATGAGGAACTGATCAATCTTCCACAACTCATCTGGTGCGTAAGCTGCTTGTCTGGAATAGGCAGCCATGtcctcaaacttctcagcatattcAGACACCGACATGTTGCCTTGCTTGAAAGATTGAAATTCACGCTCCTTCAAAGCACGCACACTGTTGGGATAGTACTTCTCCAAGAAAGCTGTCTTGAAATGTTGCCAATCCTTTGGAATCCCTCGGTTAGTGAAATACGTAGACTCCGTATTCCACCATCTTCCTGCTGGCCCCTTCATTTTCTGAGCagcaaagatcaccttctcttcttcTGTGCACTGAATAGCCTGGAATATCATCTCCATAGCATATAGCCAATCATGCGCAATCACAGGATCTAAGCCACCCAAGAACTCTGGCGGATCCATCCGAAAGAAGGCACGAAAGTCAGGCCCTGCTGCAGCCTGAGGAGTAGGAGCAGGAGCGGTTGGTTGTTGCCcttgcatgccttgcatcatttgcatcatcatttgaTTCTGTTGCTGCATCTGTTGCATTATCTGCACCCAAGGCACGCCTGCATTCTCCGGTCCAGTCTCAGGCTCCACATTCCTCGTcctgggccttccgggacctctgcgttgtTCAGCCATCTTCCTGTTTGTCCTACACacggaatcaagttgatcaggcttaatgccataagtaagacataaggaatcatgccgacactacacatatgaggcagaattatgCTGACTTATGATGTTTCGCGGTaaagccgagaatcgacctgctctgataccaactgtaacaccccatacatacattgcctaggatatacgtatatggcattaaaatggtactcgaaaatcataaacataagcagcggaatagataatgtataagtacaagtacaaaagcccaaaatgtcatggccaaaatacaagagttccaactggtacaaatacatatccatagtacaaaaGATGGAGATACAAAAGATCATAGACTACAACGCCATGCATCGCCAAGAAACATCAACTCGAAGCTAAGTcatcttacccttgcctcgatcctgcctcgaaccacctgaaaataataataattggaatggggtgagattactaaatctcagtgagtctccctatcctacgggttcactcagttctacagggaacatACAATCAACGGATCCACCGAGGATCCGGGTTACCTCACGGCCAGGTACAAATACAATTAAGGGTACACCAccaatggaagtcccataactgtCCAAGGAGGCAtcaacaacaacaggctcaacgccgccacaaacaagtatgcagacccgtacccatgtacgaggaatccaggagtagaaATCTGCCTGTCTACCTAGGCTGCCaaaccacaccctcggtgggttacacccgtacatcgcatcaagagacttgcacaagcacatcgcaagactAATCGGATACTCCTCCTAAATGGAAATCATCCGAGATGAGTTACAGCCGTGACATTGCCTAAATGGCGTCCGACCCCATCACTGTCCATACGCAGATGAGTTAACATCGAGtgcaaatacgccatcttgacaatacgagcccaccgggcgaaagcctagtgatcttgcctacgtggcatcactagaggtgaatcggaAGTAATATTACCTACGtggcattacttctccaccataccaagcacgccgatatgttaacatcgagtgggatacgccccgcaggccctcacaagcatatcgcaatggtagctcaggtgtgcaaaacataccgagaacgcagatgagttaacgtcgagtgggatacgccccgtaggccctcacaagcacatcgcaacggtaaTGATGGAACAAAGTCCATAAACaggccttaccacctagtagcttaagcttactccgattcaagcatacacaaaaCACTGAGATCACACAGCACGGTAtaagccatcacacaggcaatcacatTCGAATGCTCAACCGGAACAAAcgaaatcataaaataataatgCCACAATATAATCCACACAATTTGTATTTCACAACATACAAACATATCCAAGGGATTTCAGTCATATCATGGTCttatataattaaaacacatgTTAGAATGCCATATaagtcataagaggccttcgattTCGATACAAACGAAACTGCGCTCAAATGGGGAAAATAtcaattctgcatcagactagttcgctacagcgaacttctggtcgctacagcgaactcaaacagaagctaaacttcttcaaacccaggtcagttcgctacagcgaactccagcgaagccccgattcgctacagcgaaggaaagttcgctacagcgaatgaattAATTCagctcccaggtttattcgctacacagttcgctacagcgaatcattcgctacagcgaatgaaagttcgctgcagcgaactctgcaaaacaGCAAAAATGCAGTaacgcatttggggtccccaagccccaaatttcaACATGCATCCATTCTTAGACGAAAATGAGACATAGAATCAATATGTAAACGAATTATTGCTACCAATATGATCTAACACATGCAAAAGAATGAGGATCAAAAGCATTTACTCACAAAACCCTTAATCCCCAAAGTTAGCATAAACCCTCAAATATTCCCCAtggtctctatctatgagactcacctgaaATCAGAAGAGAAGAAGCTGCTATCAGGTTGCTTGAAGATGGATTAGAGCTGAGATGATGATCTTCTAAACAtgcaaggttgatgatgaagttgtgTTATGGGCCTCCTTCTCCTTCCTCTTGTTTTTCACGtttccttcctcttctttctcCAAAATTCTGTTTTTAGCTTCTAAAAATCAGAATTGTCCCAAAACCAAACAATCCCTAAGACTTAGATAAAGTGAAAAGACCATAGTATCCCCCAACTAAACTTTATTTACCATAATGCCACTTGGTTCCATCTCAACTAAATGAAATTCATATCATTAATCTCTTAATGAAAAATTAGAATATTACAATTGAAATAGAGAAGCATATTGAGATCAAATGAATAAACGATAAAACATTACggtaaataaaagaaattaaagaaaaaaatgacaCATAATGAAGTAAAGTTGTTTAATCCatcataatataaataataaagcaAATAATTCACATTGAAGCAAAATTATTATTGACAAATCTAATCCCTTGCAATATCTTGATATGTTTTAATACCTTTAAAAAATGGTCACATTCCCCGGTACATAATGCACGAAGACATTATGCAAGACAAAACGGATAAGTAATGAGATTCTCTCGGGTATGCTTTATCATCTCACCATAAATCTTCACCTGTTGGTAATAAATATTTTCCAGTTGGAGTGAACATACTTTATATGGAGGGCATGTCCATCTCTAATATAAAATTCATTGTTGATATTAAAGGATAGGTATTTGAGGGAAGAACCATAATATTTATAGCTTCAGACAAAATCTAAATGTTTGGATTACTTCTGTTGTAAACCCTTGGTGTCTTCATCTTCTTTTCAGTAGGAGTTTCTGAATATCTAGGAGTTGTGTATAAATGTTGCAGGAGTAAGCACTTGacttttattttctcattttcttaCCATATCTTAAAGGATAATCAGTAGCCAATTTCATACATATCATTAGTTCCTAAATAGTCATAAACGAAAAAAAGAAAGATATTCATTGAAACACTTTAGACACgtttaatataaacaaaatgtATGAAAATTAGATGAAAAAGCACAAAGAAGTTGAGTCTCTTCCGAGATTGTTAAGGTTTTCCTCTCTGACAATTTTATATCCTCCAACATACAATATAAGGTGCGAGAATCAACATTATCAATATCGTCTTTATGAAGATCACATTGAATCTGCACATGTatataaagtaaaagtaaacttaAAGAGTAATAGGTTGAATATTAGTAAAATTTTTCTAATAATACCTTAACCCATGTCTTAATAATATCTGTGCGAATTGATAGATTCATTGACTTGTCTTAAATGAAAAATAAGCTTGTTAAAAGAAATTTAATTGTTCTTTCTGAATCAACACTATCTTGAAGTAGTTGACCACTTCTTATACAAGCTTGGGATAAAAGATCTTCTAAATCTGTCTGTGACAAAATTTCTCCGTTCGGAATAATATATTTCAGTAATCcatcacaaaaaaaaatgtaaagGTTACCAAGCCTGCACATAAATAGAAATGCATCATTTCATTAATATAAAAACTAACAAagtaaataaaaagtaaattaacaaaagcaaataaaagacaaattaaaattaaaaattaacaaaaacaaatgAAAGTATATTATAAACtgccaaattaattaaattatgcagtTGCAGACTTTTATATTTAACGTTGAATACATGGAATGT
Encoded proteins:
- the LOC131658681 gene encoding uncharacterized protein LOC131658681 codes for the protein MAEQRRGPGRPRTRNVEPETGPENAGVPWVQIMQQMQQQNQMMMQMMQGMQGQQPTAPAPTPQAAAGPDFRAFFRMDPPEFLGGLDPVIAHDWLYAMEMIFQAIQCTEEEKVIFAAQKMKGPAGRWWNTESTYFTNRGIPKDWQHFKTAFLEKYYPNSVRALKEREFQSFKQGNMSVSEYAEKFEDMAAYSRQAAYAPDELWKIDQFLMGLNADIVHSVSQREFTTYAECLRQCYVAENTLKRVQDEREQNKPIRRDHGRSGQQLKPRNSPAMKKQVYGDRSTQPPRCGRCKANHFGNCKPDLVKCYKCNQLGHFARECTARDT